The following coding sequences lie in one Arachis ipaensis cultivar K30076 chromosome B03, Araip1.1, whole genome shotgun sequence genomic window:
- the LOC107630387 gene encoding uncharacterized protein LOC107630387 isoform X1 gives MASQNPCSEKQRVIIPNKHGQKLVGILHECGTTNIIILCHGFRCSKDSSLILNLAVALENARISCFRFDFSGNGESEGSFQFGNYGAEVDDLHDVIQHFRESNRVISAIIGHSKGGDVVLLYASKYHGIKTVINLSGRYNLKDGIEERLGKDYLERIRKDSFIDVKKKRSASFEFRVTEESLMERISTNMHEACLRIDKECRVLTIHGTSDEIIPVEDAHEFAKIIPNHKLYIVEGADHGYTNHQDELASLVVNFIKEILQQDNCTTS, from the exons ATGGCTTCACAGAACCCAT GTTCTGAGAAGCAGAGAGTCATAATTCCCAACAAGCATGGTCAAAAGCTTGTTGGCATATTACATGAATGTGGAACTACCAACATTATAATCTTGTGTCACGGTTTTCGATGCTCCAAA GATAGTAGTCTGATATTGAACCTTGCTGTGGCATTGGAAAATGCCAGAATCTCTTGTTTCCGCTTTGACTTTTCTGGAAATGG AGAAAGTGAAGGTTCGTTTCAGTTTGGTAATTATGGGGCTGAGGTTGATGATTTACATGATGTAATTCAACATTTCCGTGAATCAAACCGTGTAATCAGTGCAATTATTGGGCACAGTAAAG GAGGTGACGTGGTGCTTCTTTATGCATCAAAATATCATGGCATTAAAACAGTTATTAACCTCTCTGGACGCTACAATCTGAAGGACGGCATTGAAGAGCGCCTTGGAAAAGATTATTTGGAAAGAATTAGGAAGGACAGCTTCATTGATGTCAAGAAGAAAAGGTCAG CAAGTTTTGAGTTCCGTGTAACTGAGGAAAGCTTGATGGAGCGCATCAGTACAAACATGCATGAAGCATGCCTTCGGATTGACAAAGAATGCAG GGTGCTTACAATTCACGGTACCTCTGATGAAATTATCCCTGTGGAAGATGCACATGAGTTTGCAAAGATCATACCAAACCACAAGTTGTATATTGTTGAAGGTGCTGATCACGGATACACAAATCATCAAGATGAGTTAGCCTCTCTTGTTGTGAATTTCATAAAGGAAATATTACAGCAGGACAATTGTACTACCAGCTAG
- the LOC107630387 gene encoding uncharacterized protein LOC107630387 isoform X2, with amino-acid sequence MASQNPCSEKQRVIIPNKHGQKLVGILHECGTTNIIILCHGFRCSKDSSLILNLAVALENARISCFRFDFSGNGESEGSFQFGNYGAEVDDLHDVIQHFRESNRVISAIIGHSKGGDVVLLYASKYHGIKTVINLSGRYNLKDGIEERLGKDYLERIRKDSFIDVKKKRSASFEFRVTEESLMERISTNMHEACLRIDKECSLSF; translated from the exons ATGGCTTCACAGAACCCAT GTTCTGAGAAGCAGAGAGTCATAATTCCCAACAAGCATGGTCAAAAGCTTGTTGGCATATTACATGAATGTGGAACTACCAACATTATAATCTTGTGTCACGGTTTTCGATGCTCCAAA GATAGTAGTCTGATATTGAACCTTGCTGTGGCATTGGAAAATGCCAGAATCTCTTGTTTCCGCTTTGACTTTTCTGGAAATGG AGAAAGTGAAGGTTCGTTTCAGTTTGGTAATTATGGGGCTGAGGTTGATGATTTACATGATGTAATTCAACATTTCCGTGAATCAAACCGTGTAATCAGTGCAATTATTGGGCACAGTAAAG GAGGTGACGTGGTGCTTCTTTATGCATCAAAATATCATGGCATTAAAACAGTTATTAACCTCTCTGGACGCTACAATCTGAAGGACGGCATTGAAGAGCGCCTTGGAAAAGATTATTTGGAAAGAATTAGGAAGGACAGCTTCATTGATGTCAAGAAGAAAAGGTCAG CAAGTTTTGAGTTCCGTGTAACTGAGGAAAGCTTGATGGAGCGCATCAGTACAAACATGCATGAAGCATGCCTTCGGATTGACAAAGAATGCAG CTTAAGCTTTTAG